The Rhizobium indicum genome has a segment encoding these proteins:
- a CDS encoding efflux RND transporter periplasmic adaptor subunit, with product MSIRLNIVALMVGTALISSCAPQEESKEEAPRPVLSMTVKQTAAASLGLTGTIEPTIETELGFRILGRMIARNVNVGDLVKKDDVVAAIDPLALELAVRNAQSDVENSDAQLRNAVTTEQRQRALLESRSGTEASLEEAEQAKRTAAAAVAKAQANLDKATEQHGYAQLRAEFDGVVTATSAEVGQVVSAGQTVVTIARPDKRDAVVDVPQAAAQKLKIGAPFEVTLQLDPTIRTSGIVREIAPEAETSTRTSRTKIALTNPPEAFRLGSVITASATIAADPEIVLPSSAILVGSDGPSVWIVDAPAGKVSRRRVKIDGDVEDGGSVRVTEGLAPRERVVVAGVHKLEDGQAIRIDQEISQ from the coding sequence GTGAGTATTCGTCTCAACATAGTCGCTCTGATGGTGGGCACGGCCCTGATCTCCTCCTGCGCACCGCAGGAGGAAAGCAAGGAGGAAGCGCCTCGTCCCGTGCTGTCGATGACAGTCAAGCAGACGGCCGCCGCGAGCCTGGGCCTGACCGGCACGATCGAGCCGACGATCGAGACCGAACTCGGCTTCCGGATTCTCGGGCGGATGATCGCCCGCAACGTCAATGTCGGCGATCTCGTCAAGAAGGATGACGTCGTTGCCGCCATCGATCCGCTGGCGCTGGAGCTTGCCGTGCGCAACGCGCAGTCCGACGTCGAGAACAGCGACGCCCAGCTCAGGAATGCAGTGACCACCGAGCAGCGCCAGCGTGCGCTGTTGGAGTCGCGATCCGGCACCGAAGCCTCGCTCGAAGAGGCTGAGCAGGCAAAGCGGACGGCGGCCGCCGCCGTCGCCAAGGCGCAGGCCAACCTCGACAAGGCCACGGAGCAACACGGTTACGCGCAGCTTCGGGCGGAATTCGATGGCGTTGTGACGGCGACCTCGGCCGAAGTCGGACAGGTGGTGTCGGCCGGGCAGACGGTTGTGACCATCGCCCGGCCGGACAAGCGCGACGCCGTCGTCGATGTCCCGCAGGCCGCCGCCCAGAAACTGAAGATCGGCGCGCCCTTCGAGGTGACGCTGCAACTCGATCCCACCATCCGCACGTCCGGGATCGTGCGCGAAATAGCACCGGAGGCGGAGACCTCCACCCGCACGAGCAGGACCAAGATCGCGCTCACCAATCCGCCCGAAGCCTTCAGGCTCGGTTCGGTCATCACAGCCTCTGCAACAATCGCCGCGGATCCTGAGATCGTGCTGCCTTCCTCGGCAATCCTCGTCGGCAGCGACGGCCCGAGCGTCTGGATCGTCGATGCGCCTGCCGGGAAGGTATCGCGTCGCCGCGTGAAGATCGACGGCGACGTCGAAGACGGCGGCAGCGTCCGCGTCACCGAGGGGCTCGCCCCCAGAGAAAGGGTCGTCGTGGCAGGCGTGCATAAACTTGAAGATGGCCAGGCCATCAGGATCGACCAGGAGATCAGCCAGTGA